In Herpetosiphon gulosus, a single window of DNA contains:
- the pheS gene encoding phenylalanine--tRNA ligase subunit alpha, with amino-acid sequence MAMFEQLDQIEKEAAAALASVQSLDDLAAWRTQWTGKKGALAQASQSIGKLDPKDRPAFGQRFGAIKQALSEQETILEARLQSAALHHELEEDAVDISLPGRAANIGRLHPSTQSLRRIQHIFAEMGFQVWESREVESDEYNFELLNMPAHHPARDMWDTFYVQSDDPHQKVVLRTHTSPGQIHVMRTLNPEPIRVILPGKCYRYEPVSARSEMMFHQVEGLVIGRNITMADLKGTLANFARRMFKDDVKVRYRPSYFPFTEPSVEVDIECFICGGEGCRICKKSGWLEILGAGMVHPTVLRNGGYDPTEWSGFAFGMGPERQTMLRYDIDDIRWFFSNDGRFLEQFG; translated from the coding sequence ATGGCAATGTTTGAGCAATTAGATCAAATTGAAAAAGAGGCCGCAGCGGCCTTAGCCAGTGTCCAATCACTTGATGATTTGGCAGCATGGCGCACCCAATGGACTGGCAAAAAGGGCGCGTTGGCCCAAGCCAGTCAATCAATCGGCAAGCTCGACCCCAAAGATCGGCCAGCTTTTGGTCAACGCTTTGGCGCGATCAAGCAAGCCCTGAGCGAACAAGAAACCATTTTAGAAGCACGTTTGCAAAGCGCAGCCTTGCATCACGAACTTGAAGAAGATGCAGTTGACATTAGTTTGCCTGGGCGGGCGGCCAATATTGGTCGTTTGCACCCCAGCACCCAATCGCTGCGCCGAATTCAGCATATTTTTGCTGAAATGGGCTTCCAAGTTTGGGAAAGTCGCGAAGTCGAATCCGATGAGTATAATTTTGAATTGCTCAACATGCCGGCGCATCACCCAGCTCGCGATATGTGGGACACCTTCTATGTGCAATCCGATGATCCCCATCAAAAGGTGGTATTGCGCACCCACACCTCGCCTGGCCAAATTCATGTGATGCGAACCTTGAATCCTGAGCCAATTCGGGTAATTTTGCCTGGCAAATGTTATCGCTACGAGCCAGTCAGCGCCCGCTCCGAGATGATGTTTCATCAAGTTGAGGGCTTGGTAATCGGCAGAAACATTACCATGGCCGACCTCAAAGGTACCTTGGCTAACTTCGCTCGGCGCATGTTTAAGGATGATGTGAAAGTGCGTTATCGACCTTCATATTTCCCCTTCACCGAGCCAAGCGTCGAAGTCGATATCGAATGTTTTATTTGTGGCGGCGAAGGCTGCCGGATTTGCAAAAAGAGCGGCTGGCTGGAAATTCTGGGTGCGGGTATGGTGCACCCAACCGTCTTGCGCAACGGCGGCTATGATCCAACCGAATGGAGCGGCTTTGCCTTTGGGATGGGGCCAGAACGCCAAACCATGCTGCGCTACGACATCGACGACATTCGCTGGTTCTTCTCCAACGATGGTCGGTTCTTGGAACAATTCGGTTAA
- a CDS encoding phospholipid carrier-dependent glycosyltransferase — MSALQRFRYHWPLLLLLLVYCTLAVWWSTRIPLGEGPDEPGHAEYALFVARNNRLPDQRLGDVPGEGHQPPLAYWLMQPLARSVAVEDRVVILANNHRWIWAGGKEPAAFAWRSIDRPPYQTDVLVWHRLRWFSIGCAALTIIVGYAVGLRLGLSKTLASFAASLLAFWPQLLFHSVLVSNDPLLWLLCAGLLWLLLEPNPQVWWPWAVGATLGAALLTKQSAVLLIPLIGLRLWQLRRTINIWPAIGGMSLSSTAIAGWWYVRNLLLYGDPFGLGLYKGEFSSPTFSPWSLHDWGEAMHALGSSLIARFGWMSVAAPQWLYWLLAIWIGLAILGIRRLRINQCWQIAWALVGLAFAWTFAFAVLSGQVGWQARFLFPAAPVAACALAIGLERSVKTAAWLLPALLVTMAVGLPNTVISAAYPYLVVEPQPERPVLALWRPDTANPIELRGILLPPTAKAGQPWLVNTLWRAVGKQDRKWSLFVHLAQVGSKDESFAFDVQPQDGVWHSLRWTPDDWWEDLLTINIPADLAAGEYEVRIGWFDEFGDWSRAGVWSQDGILLGDYAVVGKVIVEQ; from the coding sequence ATGTCTGCATTACAACGCTTCCGCTACCATTGGCCTTTACTGCTCCTGCTGCTGGTGTATTGCACGCTAGCGGTCTGGTGGAGTACCCGCATTCCCTTGGGCGAAGGCCCAGATGAGCCTGGCCATGCCGAATATGCCTTATTTGTGGCCCGCAACAATCGCCTACCCGACCAGCGTTTAGGCGATGTGCCAGGCGAAGGCCATCAGCCACCACTGGCTTATTGGCTTATGCAACCATTGGCCCGCTCAGTTGCGGTCGAAGATCGGGTGGTGATTCTAGCGAACAATCATCGCTGGATTTGGGCTGGCGGCAAGGAACCAGCCGCCTTTGCTTGGCGCTCAATTGATCGACCACCCTACCAAACTGATGTGCTGGTATGGCATCGTTTGCGTTGGTTTTCAATTGGCTGCGCGGCCCTGACGATTATTGTGGGCTATGCAGTCGGTTTACGTTTGGGCTTGAGCAAAACGTTGGCAAGTTTTGCCGCGAGTTTGTTGGCATTCTGGCCGCAACTGCTGTTTCACTCAGTTCTAGTCTCAAATGATCCATTGTTGTGGTTGTTATGTGCTGGTTTGTTGTGGCTGTTGCTTGAGCCAAATCCTCAGGTTTGGTGGCCATGGGCGGTTGGCGCAACGCTTGGGGCAGCGTTACTGACCAAGCAAAGTGCGGTGCTGCTGATTCCATTGATTGGGCTGCGGCTTTGGCAATTGCGCCGCACAATCAACATTTGGCCTGCGATTGGCGGGATGAGCCTGAGTAGCACTGCGATTGCTGGTTGGTGGTACGTGCGCAATTTGCTGTTGTATGGCGACCCGTTTGGCTTGGGCTTGTACAAAGGCGAATTTAGCAGCCCAACCTTCTCACCATGGAGCTTACACGATTGGGGCGAGGCTATGCATGCCTTGGGCAGTTCGCTGATTGCCCGCTTTGGCTGGATGAGCGTCGCCGCACCGCAATGGCTGTATTGGTTGCTAGCGATTTGGATTGGCCTGGCAATTTTAGGTATTCGCCGTTTACGCATCAATCAATGCTGGCAAATCGCTTGGGCCTTGGTTGGTTTGGCCTTCGCTTGGACATTTGCTTTTGCAGTGTTAAGCGGCCAAGTTGGCTGGCAGGCCCGTTTCTTGTTTCCGGCGGCTCCGGTGGCGGCGTGTGCCTTAGCAATTGGGCTTGAACGCAGCGTCAAAACAGCGGCTTGGCTTCTACCAGCGTTATTGGTAACTATGGCAGTCGGCTTGCCAAATACCGTGATTAGCGCTGCCTACCCCTATCTGGTGGTTGAGCCACAGCCAGAGCGGCCAGTTTTGGCCTTGTGGCGGCCTGATACTGCCAACCCGATTGAACTACGCGGCATTTTGCTGCCACCCACCGCCAAAGCAGGCCAACCATGGCTGGTTAATACATTGTGGCGAGCGGTCGGCAAACAAGATCGCAAATGGTCGTTGTTTGTGCATTTGGCCCAAGTTGGCAGCAAAGATGAAAGCTTTGCCTTCGATGTGCAGCCGCAAGATGGGGTTTGGCATTCGTTGCGCTGGACACCCGACGATTGGTGGGAAGATCTGCTAACGATCAACATTCCCGCCGATTTGGCCGCTGGCGAGTACGAAGTGCGGATCGGCTGGTTTGATGAATTTGGCGATTGGAGCCGCGCCGGCGTTTGGAGCCAAGACGGCATCCTGCTTGGCGATTATGCAGTCGTTGGCAAGGTTATAGTTGAACAGTAG
- a CDS encoding DUF4173 domain-containing protein: MTRQQRLTLYLLPVAFGLALIADLLGLFHQTWGINFVLWTLLSSGAIVGLAFKQAQPLTKETWLWLAVANIASLGFVLRDNSAILFWLGFCWILAWMLIFSQPYRTHWQLASIRGWIVSGVVAGFGAAFGSFAASIHLPLRVGNFTSAKLRPILIGLGLALPLLCVFGGLFASADAVFENIFADLFNWNLDWLFEHVFVVLFGTWAILGCGWILFAAPKPEISFAERPSFLNIGKIEVGIILGLLNTLFGLFVLIQIRYLFGGEQQIAEGITYADYARRGFFELVTVALLVLPTLLVGSWLSEQRTEAQPLFRVLALVLLVQVGVVLASAVSRMLLYIDAYGLTESRIQATALMIWIVLVALWFVATVLRQRGQYFANGALIAAMLVLIGLVLLNPSNLIVRYNASHRGVASFDGYYIGSLADDADAVPAIIEVLPSLPSEQNCQIATLLLDYWQENAADWRSTNLSRSKARDAVLQNKQLLTTMSCPIDRSM; the protein is encoded by the coding sequence ATGACCCGCCAACAACGGCTTACGCTGTATCTTTTGCCAGTGGCGTTTGGGCTGGCGCTGATTGCCGATTTACTAGGTTTGTTCCATCAAACTTGGGGTATTAATTTTGTGCTCTGGACGCTGCTCTCAAGCGGGGCAATCGTTGGCTTGGCATTTAAGCAAGCCCAACCATTAACCAAAGAAACGTGGCTTTGGTTAGCTGTCGCCAATATAGCTAGTTTGGGCTTTGTGCTACGCGATAATAGCGCGATCTTGTTTTGGCTGGGCTTCTGCTGGATCTTGGCCTGGATGCTCATTTTCAGCCAACCCTACCGCACTCATTGGCAATTGGCCTCGATTCGTGGCTGGATTGTCTCGGGTGTGGTGGCAGGATTTGGCGCGGCGTTCGGTAGCTTTGCAGCATCGATCCATTTACCACTGCGGGTTGGGAATTTCACCAGCGCCAAATTACGGCCAATTTTGATTGGGCTAGGCTTAGCCTTACCATTATTGTGTGTGTTTGGTGGCTTGTTTGCCTCAGCCGATGCAGTGTTTGAAAATATCTTCGCAGATTTGTTTAACTGGAATTTGGATTGGCTGTTTGAGCATGTATTTGTGGTGCTGTTTGGCACATGGGCAATTTTAGGTTGTGGCTGGATTTTATTTGCCGCGCCAAAACCTGAGATTTCGTTTGCTGAACGCCCAAGTTTTTTGAACATTGGCAAGATCGAAGTTGGCATCATTTTGGGCTTGCTGAATACGCTTTTTGGCTTGTTTGTGTTGATTCAAATTCGCTATTTATTTGGTGGTGAGCAGCAAATTGCCGAAGGTATTACCTATGCCGATTATGCTCGCCGTGGCTTTTTCGAGCTAGTAACCGTAGCATTGTTGGTCTTGCCAACGCTGTTAGTTGGCAGTTGGCTGAGCGAACAACGGACTGAAGCCCAACCCTTGTTTCGGGTTTTGGCCTTGGTGTTGTTGGTCCAAGTTGGGGTGGTGTTAGCTTCGGCAGTGTCGCGGATGTTGTTGTACATCGATGCCTATGGTTTGACTGAATCACGCATCCAAGCGACGGCTTTGATGATTTGGATTGTGCTGGTGGCCTTGTGGTTTGTGGCAACCGTGCTGCGCCAACGTGGCCAATATTTTGCCAATGGTGCTTTGATTGCGGCCATGCTGGTACTAATTGGCTTGGTTTTGTTGAATCCCAGCAATTTGATTGTGCGCTACAACGCCAGCCATCGCGGCGTAGCTAGCTTCGATGGCTATTACATTGGTAGTTTGGCCGATGATGCTGATGCTGTGCCAGCGATTATCGAGGTGCTCCCTAGCCTGCCTTCGGAGCAAAATTGCCAAATTGCCACGCTCTTATTAGATTATTGGCAAGAAAATGCTGCTGATTGGCGCAGCACCAATCTCAGTCGCAGCAAGGCCCGTGATGCTGTGCTGCAAAATAAACAGCTGTTGACCACCATGAGTTGTCCAATTGATCGCTCAATGTGA
- a CDS encoding proline--tRNA ligase, with product MRMSKLATSTTKEAPNDAELISHSLLVRAGYVKQQSAGIYSLLPLCVRSTQKISQIIREEMDAIDGQELLMPVVTSADLWRETGRYEGVTEELLRFKDRNNKDMVLNMTHEEVVTDIMRRYIKSYRQMPVMVYQIQTKYRDEARPRGGIIRLREFTMKDAYSFHATIEDLDHYYEQVLNAYKRIYQRCGLPVEVVQSDPGMMGGKIAHEFMAVTPAGEDTLILCPSCGYSANREVAVGANPTSTAALEALSQGEANTKDLAGHFGVAPTRVIQIKLYKTAEGVLVVTYAPAGREINHIKLQNAVGAELQNVSEADLANYGLSGFASVAPRSLKASQNVRILVDSALTTERNLVGAAGKAGHYDLNLNWERDFTGEVVDLTDVLEGQPCSRCGEPLTIARAIEVGNIFKLGTKYSAAMKCVFANEKGEMQPAIMGCYGIGVQRILASLIEKFNDARGMMLPITVAPYQVHVVGTDYQSNVETKSVADQLYSDLQAQGVTVLLDDRDVNAGNKFGDADLIGNPIQVIIGSRGLKNGQAEVKIRSTGETTMVALADLLSHVLGVRQAMFASLS from the coding sequence ATGCGAATGTCGAAACTTGCAACGAGTACCACCAAAGAAGCACCAAATGATGCCGAATTAATTAGTCACTCGCTGTTGGTGCGGGCTGGCTATGTCAAGCAACAATCAGCTGGAATCTACTCGTTGCTGCCGTTATGTGTCCGTTCGACCCAGAAAATCTCGCAAATTATTCGCGAAGAGATGGATGCGATTGACGGCCAAGAGTTGTTGATGCCAGTAGTGACCAGCGCTGATCTCTGGCGCGAAACTGGTCGCTACGAAGGCGTAACCGAAGAATTGCTGCGCTTCAAAGATCGCAACAACAAAGATATGGTGTTGAATATGACCCATGAAGAAGTGGTCACCGACATCATGCGCCGCTATATCAAATCGTATCGCCAAATGCCAGTGATGGTCTACCAAATTCAGACCAAATATCGTGACGAAGCGCGACCACGTGGCGGAATTATTCGCTTGCGTGAGTTTACGATGAAGGATGCCTATTCCTTCCACGCCACGATAGAAGATCTCGACCACTATTATGAGCAAGTGCTCAACGCCTACAAGCGAATTTACCAACGCTGTGGCTTGCCAGTCGAAGTTGTGCAATCTGACCCGGGCATGATGGGTGGCAAGATTGCTCACGAATTTATGGCGGTCACACCAGCTGGCGAAGATACCCTGATCTTATGTCCAAGCTGTGGCTATTCGGCCAATCGCGAAGTTGCCGTTGGGGCCAACCCTACCTCAACTGCCGCGCTCGAAGCCCTAAGCCAAGGCGAAGCCAACACCAAAGATTTGGCTGGGCACTTCGGGGTTGCACCAACTCGCGTCATTCAAATTAAGCTGTATAAAACCGCCGAAGGTGTGTTGGTGGTGACTTATGCCCCAGCAGGCCGCGAAATCAACCACATTAAATTGCAAAATGCCGTTGGCGCTGAATTGCAAAACGTCAGCGAAGCCGACTTAGCCAATTATGGCTTGAGCGGTTTTGCGAGTGTTGCGCCACGCAGCCTCAAGGCTAGCCAAAACGTGCGAATTTTGGTCGATAGCGCTTTGACCACCGAACGCAATTTGGTTGGCGCGGCTGGCAAAGCTGGCCACTACGATCTCAATTTAAATTGGGAGCGGGATTTCACGGGCGAAGTTGTTGATTTGACCGATGTGCTCGAAGGCCAACCCTGTAGCCGCTGTGGTGAACCATTGACGATTGCCCGCGCGATCGAAGTTGGCAATATCTTCAAGCTTGGTACCAAATATTCAGCCGCCATGAAATGTGTGTTCGCCAACGAAAAGGGCGAAATGCAACCAGCGATCATGGGCTGCTATGGCATTGGGGTGCAACGGATTTTGGCTTCATTGATTGAAAAATTCAACGATGCCCGTGGTATGATGCTGCCAATTACGGTTGCGCCATATCAAGTGCATGTGGTTGGTACCGATTATCAAAGCAATGTCGAAACCAAAAGCGTCGCTGATCAACTCTACAGCGATTTGCAAGCCCAAGGCGTGACGGTGTTGTTGGATGATCGCGATGTTAACGCTGGCAATAAATTTGGCGATGCCGATTTGATTGGCAATCCAATCCAGGTAATTATCGGCTCGCGTGGCCTGAAAAATGGTCAAGCCGAGGTCAAAATTCGCAGCACTGGCGAAACCACCATGGTTGCATTAGCCGATCTGCTGAGCCATGTTTTGGGCGTGCGCCAAGCGATGTTTGCTAGCCTAAGCTAA
- the hisZ gene encoding ATP phosphoribosyltransferase regulatory subunit, translating to MGYQLTPEVVRGTRDLFAAAVHQRQALIQTLTATFDQAGYDPIELPLLEHRELYLKKSGDDLIAKLYHWNQGGRDLALRPEWTASVLRAVISGMGDAPIPLRLRYAGPVFRYERPRRATYRQFTQVGIELIGAPGPLADAEALGLAVTGLRELGIQQWTLTIGHIGVIKTLLNSLGLPERITSALTWSLERIRSKGLDAVKQQWRDDDDDLPVDLASLAHLADQDLETLLLRVLPSLGVRLDSGGREPQAIIQRLVRKLRRGDDALNLDRAWQLLSALSAARGSAPVVMQQMRELCQEYTVAPDALDELQTSLTLLEAYGVPADQIVLDFGMGRGLHYYTGLIFEIDGADGLQLCGGGRYDDLVAALGGRALPAVGFAYGLERIVAAVAPAEIDPVKSVLVVGDDHALVIQAAATLRQQGYRTAVDLRQRSYAANLNDARRREMSHLALVSADGIQLRDLNEQKTQ from the coding sequence GTGGGCTATCAATTAACTCCTGAAGTGGTTCGCGGAACCCGTGACCTTTTTGCCGCTGCCGTTCACCAACGTCAGGCGCTGATTCAGACATTAACCGCTACATTTGATCAAGCTGGCTACGACCCAATTGAGTTGCCATTGCTTGAGCATCGTGAGTTGTATTTAAAGAAATCTGGTGATGATCTCATCGCCAAATTGTACCATTGGAATCAAGGTGGCCGTGATTTGGCCTTGCGTCCTGAATGGACAGCCTCGGTCTTACGAGCAGTCATCAGTGGCATGGGCGATGCGCCGATTCCATTACGCCTGCGCTACGCTGGGCCAGTGTTTCGCTATGAACGCCCACGTCGCGCCACCTATCGCCAATTTACCCAAGTTGGCATCGAATTAATCGGTGCACCTGGCCCGTTGGCCGATGCTGAAGCCTTAGGCCTAGCCGTCACTGGATTGCGCGAACTAGGCATTCAGCAATGGACATTAACGATTGGCCATATTGGTGTGATTAAGACGTTGCTGAATAGCCTTGGCTTACCCGAACGAATCACCTCGGCGCTCACCTGGAGCCTTGAACGGATTCGCTCCAAAGGGCTTGATGCGGTTAAACAACAATGGCGCGACGATGACGACGATCTGCCAGTTGATTTAGCCAGCCTAGCCCACCTTGCCGACCAAGATCTTGAGACGCTATTGTTGCGCGTATTACCAAGCCTTGGGGTGCGCCTCGACAGCGGCGGTCGTGAGCCGCAAGCGATTATTCAACGCTTGGTGCGCAAACTGCGCCGTGGCGATGATGCACTTAATCTTGATCGCGCATGGCAGTTGCTTTCAGCCTTGAGCGCTGCCCGTGGCTCTGCCCCAGTTGTGATGCAACAGATGCGCGAGCTTTGCCAAGAATATACGGTTGCACCCGACGCTTTGGATGAGTTGCAAACCAGCTTGACCTTGCTTGAGGCATATGGCGTGCCAGCAGATCAGATTGTGCTGGATTTTGGCATGGGTCGTGGGTTACACTACTACACGGGCCTAATTTTTGAGATCGATGGCGCTGATGGTTTGCAACTCTGTGGTGGTGGCCGCTATGATGATTTAGTTGCGGCGCTTGGCGGGCGGGCGCTGCCAGCAGTCGGTTTTGCCTATGGCCTCGAACGAATCGTGGCGGCAGTTGCACCAGCCGAAATTGACCCAGTTAAGAGCGTATTGGTGGTTGGCGATGATCATGCCTTGGTGATTCAAGCAGCAGCAACCTTGCGCCAACAAGGCTATCGCACCGCTGTCGATTTGCGCCAACGTTCGTATGCGGCAAATTTAAATGATGCCCGTCGGCGTGAAATGAGCCATTTGGCCTTGGTCAGTGCTGATGGCATTCAACTGCGCGATTTAAATGAACAGAAAACCCAATGA